The nucleotide sequence TAATGAAATGACTAAAGACTGTGAATCTGGGGTGCATCAAGAGTGGCTTTTAATTAAGGCCCAATACAGCATCTTCCTTCGACCTTGCCATCCACATACCAGTCATATATGATCTGTATTCACTACAGTTGAATCCAGCCatgcagttttctttttttatcatgCTGAGGGGAAGTTACAGTTAGTTAAACCTCAATAGTGTAAACAAACCAAGGCTTTGCCTGGACAACCTCTGCGAGTGAACAGGAATGGGCTTTATTGATTGACGAGATCACCTAATGCCAGCTGtaatttttaatccattaattTGACAAGAGCATATTTTCAATGCACCCGAGACTAACAACCTTTCAAGATAGTGTAACTGAATTGGGACCAATAGGACATTGTATTTGCTGTTTCTTGAGTGTGCCATTTGGGTCCCAGACAGGGTAATATAATCAAGAGTTAATAATAGTAGTTGCAAACCACCTCAGCTACAATTGACCCTCTTCCTCACTTCCACAAATTTTGTTTTCTGAATAAATGTGGTCTGGCTCATAGTTTTTGAAGCTCAACAAATTATTCTCCGTTGTATGGGTTGTTTGCATATCATTGAAACATCAAAGAATGTTTATGCTCAAAACAGTGTTTTTTTCCCTCTGCTTCCCTCTGCATAATGGTTTTCCTCATCCTGAATCTGATCAATGACTTTATCACTGGAAGCGATGCATCTAAATTATAATTGGGCACAGCACACGGTATCTTCCTGAAAACAATCTGCCCATCCTCAACTGTGTTTGGTGATTAATGAAACTCCTGTAGGAGAGGATAGAAGCGCCACACTTCCCTTCACCCGCTTCCTGAGGATCACAAAACCTTCCCTCATCCCCCATGAGGTATCCCCATTTGCACCGTCTGTCTTACTATCACACTTTTACTTTGAATGCAGTTTCCAATTGGTTTATTTGGGGGTTTTGGCTCATGCTTGGCCCCACTATCTCTTGTGATTTCATGTGCTGCCTGTTCTCTATGCAATTAAATGATAAGCCTTCCTCCTCGCCATTCAAAGGATTGTATGAATCAATCGAAATTCATGAGCTGAACATGGTTGTCTCTCACTGGCCTTGGCACCATAATTGTCCAGAACTCCCTTTATTAAAAAGAGGTGAAAAAATCTCCTAGAGCAccacaccccccaacccccgtaCACAAAAAATAATGTTTGTGTTGCAAACACAGGATTTTCTTTCAACCAATTATGACAAATGACCAAATGTAACAACCTACCTCCAAGTTATGACACTTCCATTCATATCTCTGTACTCATATTTCCCCTCATGTTTAaatcaggggcgtagccacgggtaggcctacccaatttgttctaaggtctacccaaaaacgaaaatatctccgaaaaattatgcaccgggtgcacatcgcaaagtaaataagtaaaaaaaacggaatagatgcctatccatatttttctaggcctacccaaaaagattattctggctacgcccctggtttAAATGTAGTCTTATTTGAATGTATTAACATATTGGAGGATGTTTGACAGCATATACTGTTTTATCCCAGGAAGCTTTATTACACTACATCTACCAAAGCCTTTTTTCCAAGAGCCAACAATGGCGCTTCCAGATTTTCAGCATTGAAGGATTCTTACTTTTCACAACCAATGCTAATTCACAAATGGTAAAGactctcctgaaatgtattgtggtaacatgcaaaatagcgtgTTGCAATCGTTGACTACACACTGACATCTGCAAATTTTAGATGAATGGTCACATGTAAATGGATCATTAACATTGTTGTTCATATAGGCCTGTACTTTATTGTTATCTTTGTGCTGTTTGTGtcagctgtttttttttaatgttggatTGCTTAAGGCACACTTCCTCCTGACATGACATCTCTACTGCATCATTTATGTAGCATCAACATCAGAGTACATCTGTAGAGGCTAGAACAGTGTGCAATTGCGAACTGTACTACAGCAGCACACCCAATGGATGTTTGCAGTTTTATCAGGACAGCATACTATAGCGGGCGATGGCGCAATGTGATCTTTGCAGAAAATGGTTTCACATACAGTATTTGAAGCAGTATTCacatatttgccttgtgtataTTTCATCTTCTCTTCACTAATGCACAGCGTGTTCCTCAACTATATGTGTTGGTAAACATCAAGACAAAAAAATCTGTTTAGTAAATTATTAAAACAAAACTTCAGGCAATGCAGAATAACCCAGTTAACCCTGGTAAGCATTTCCATTATCAGCTTTCATTTCAAGTAACACTCTGAAAAATAGAATAGGACACTAGTTAATAATGGAGGCTtccaaaataatttaaaatgcATTATCTGCAATAAGTGTGGGAGGCCTGCATGGGGTTCTTCATAAAAGCAGAGCCTAGTTGCAACCATTCAGGCAGAGGATTCCTCGGAAACACAAAGAGGTTTAGGCATTCAGCATCACATACCATCACTTGAAAGCAACTAGGAAACTGATAAGCATTGAATGCATTAATTATATATTACACATTACAAGCATTATAAGCAgttaaatgaaaaaaataaataatttgtcAGTGTTCAATTACAGTTTTCTGACTGCTAAGGCAACACCTTTGAAACTATCGGCTATTTATTAAACTAGATATTTCTCTACACACTAACCACAAAACCTTGCAGCAAACCAGAAAAACAttacagaaaacaaacaattattagaaaacaaacaattattaaaaaacattgtttttttgatcaatacaatgcacatgaacCATCATTGGAATAAGCACACAAAGCAGTTACTACAcactatatatataaaacacttGTGGCTTTTGCTTTTTCTGTGTCCAGGGCATAACCGTAAGGTTTTGTCATACATGTTGTAGTGGAGTTCTGTGAACTTTAATCGCAATTGTAACTGCGAAAGGCCACTGATGCAGCATCAACACATGTTTATAAGCAGACAAAGAAAGTTCATTTTAGAAACAGATGAATTTTTGGGTAGGTTTAATTAATTTATGTAAGAAATGGAgtcatgcctccctccctgtggctctgtctttctctggtaAACAACCACATGTCCTCCCAGCCAGCTGCATATCTTACCAGCCTTACATACAGTGTACTACCTGAGTGAGGTGTGAACCCCAGTTTAATTACAtaaacaataaaacaaaacaaatacaataaaCAATATTtactgataataataataataatgcatggtgtaATGTCTTCTACACAGGTAGTTcagtgaacacacaaacacaggtgtcCAAATGTATAAATGTACCACAGTAGATGCTGACCACATCATTAAATGTTCCCCAATGGGAAAAATACAGAATACGAACCCCTAACTTAGCAGGATATGACGTCTTATCTCTCTGGAGGAGCCTCAAAGGGTTGATACTagaccctctgtctccctctccctagcgGCCAGCCTCCTTCAGTCCTTTGTCCCCTCTAACCCAGAGGAACTCAGGATAAGGGAACTTACCCAAAACTGACCTTTATGGATTTAAAAAGTTTCTCAAGGACCACTCTGTTTATGGACACTACAAGGATGATAGGAATTGATGTGTGACAATGTGTGTTTTTCCCTTTTATACtgtgttcagaatcagaatcagagtttattcgccatgtatgttatacaaacatggaatttactgtggcagggaggtgcaaaacactaaacatatacgaatcttaaataatataatagatgtttgatataatttgatgttttaatgtaacttccttttaCATTACATCAGATaaccttacatttagtcatttagcagacgctcttatccagagcgacttacagtaagtacagggacattccccctgaggcaagtagggtgaagtgccttgcccaaggacacaacgtactttttcacagctgggaatcaaactggcaaccttctgattactagcccgattccataactgctcagccacctgactcccaccttgGTATCCAATTTATTGTAATCTAGTAACAAAACAATTTATCAATGTTGTGTAGAAACATTATGCTCGTACAGCCAAAAAGTTTGAACAACCTCTTTTTTTGTAGGTTCAACTATACATTATGATTGTATGGAAACAATAACTGAATGATCTTGGGAAGAAtattgagaaagaaaaaaatatgtatttttctctGGGAAATGTCTGTATAATCATGATCAGTTAGAGCATTAGCATAGGAAGAGCTCTTTTATTTGGTGTATTTCTGTGTATCCAATACAGAACACTTGCCAACCACCCCGCTCACACATAATGAATGTTTGCTGGCAAAAGGTTAATATCCACTCAGTAAAAAATGAATCAACAATCTATTAATGATACCATTACCACCTATGATTGATAAAGATATCAGTCTCATTCAGAGATCTGGGAAGTGAATACTGTAGATTAGCTAAATAATGCATATTTTAGGCCACACCTCTTTTTGAAAACACTAGAAAGAGACAATGCAGGCCACTATGCCAAGTAAACAGTGCTGAAGATGATACTTGTGAAGCTGAGAACAAACCAGTACACGTCATGGTGTACCTGCCATGTAGGCTACATAAAGTTGGGCTTTGAAATGGTAACAGACTCGGCTTGTTTTGATTTTGGTGTGTCTTTATTTTCAAAATGaacatctgaaacacacagacaaacaataaaataaacaaacaattgAATAAATGAtcgcccccctgccccactcCACAGGACCAACAATTGCTAAGTGTTTTATGTATGAAATGGACAGTATAATAACACATGGTCATTCTGAACATACAAATTCTTAGTAGTTGGCAATCAACAGTTATGAAGTTGGCATAGAAAATGTTTTAGTTGGCATTTTAGATTCACAAATGTAGGCAAAAATAGCAATTAACACTAGCAGTTCCAAGAACAACTTAACAACTTTGATCAGGCTAAATTGTCCCTTGTTCATTTCCATTTGACCTTGCTACAGAACAACAGAAGTTTTGCGAACCTAGCAATTTTATGTTGAGTTTGAAAGGAATAAAGCCAGACTACAGGGAGGTAGGTAAACAGATTGACAGTAGCCCGTCCAGTCATTGCATTTGGTCCGAATGCCGTCCCAGAACCATGTAAAGGGAGAGTTTCGTCAACTCCTTTCACTTAGGGAACGTTATAACAGATTAGTCTAGGGCAGGGGTTCcctatcctggtcctcagggccccctgtcctgcatgttttagatgtttccctgctccaacacacctgatttaaatgaatggtcgttatccaaGCCTGATAAAGGTACAGGTCAGTGTGCTGTATTGGAAATCAATGCAttcaatgtgttattaactacaaattataaaaaatgtctgtctctctgttttaaTCTATTCAAATGGACAGCCAAGAATTTCCTGGAACTATTTGAGTCTACATGAACCATGTGACAATCAAGCATTTTGGACTTCCGTTGACATGACTCTCTCTTTACAACCACTAGTGCCGGTACAACCTTAAAGATTGGTCCTGTTTATAACAGTCCTGCGATGACAACTGATATAGGATTGATTTCATTTtagtcaaacctttagatttattgtttgctatcaggatgtgaagtttatccagtaaatatgacaaaaagtgcttctcaacaacattacctaACCTGCCTTTAACTTGGTGCTAGGTTCCTCTTTTTGACCAGTAAGGAAACATGGTTAACTTCCCTCCTAAATCTAGAGCTGTTAAACTGATTATTGGGTAAAAGATAAGAGTGGGATTGGCATTTTCTTTCAGGCATAAGTCTTGAGACCCAGAATAAGACCTAAACTCAAAACaagacacatgacaaacacagtcCATCCCAGACAGTAGCTAGAGGACTCCTGTACACAAGTTATATCCCCATAAAGATGCATCCTATCGGACAGAGATTGGACATTGGATGTAAATTGAACATGAAACCTTCACAAGATTCAACATGATGGTTTTGTCTCTTTAGGCTGGTCCCGAATGACAAACCAGGCTTAAGTAATAAGCCTGGCAATAAGTaaggggatgagggggtgaggCTCGACCTGCCGTCTCCGAGTATTGTTCTCTTGCTTGCCGATATCTCTATCGAACCGCACACCACCACATGAACCCCACTGGGAGACACACATGGAGGACAGCTTAGCATGCCTTTCATGCTGTGGAACTCTTGCAGGTTGTATCAAAGTACTGCTCCACTGAGATCAGCGCTCACCTAAAAACAAGCCAGAAGTACAAATGAAAAGGTGCATAAATCTGTTAATGAAAGATTGAAACAAGAGATTAGTCTTTGGCAGGATGATCCCCCTATGCATATGTTCTTTGATGCCTAAATGATTATTTTATTGCACAGAAAGAAGAATATCACATTTTGTATAAAATAAATCTAACTTTACTCTAAGCATGTTCTTCTATTTGTGAcataatgtagcctacagtgGGAAATCATGATTGGTATTGGTACACAGCAGTGAAAAAGCCTGAATGGTCTGAAATTTTAAGGTGCCTCCTTACAATAGAATTGTGATTGGTATTTATATTATAATTGCATGGCTTACAATTATCTATTGGGTTTCAAAAATATGCAAAATTCAGAGGTTTTTTTTcatgcaaaacaagcaaaacagtttCAGCAGGCTGACTGAATAAACATGTAAAAAGATAAATACTTCACTCTAGAGGACTGTAGATTTAACCAGGTCCATTTGTTAATTGTGGTCGTTAGGATTTTTTTATTAAAGGTTGGTCACCTCTAGTGTCTAAAACAAATGTTGCACATTTTGAAAGTATCATTATGTTTGCCTGTATTATGTTAATAAGGAACATTCACTACTATAAATGGAGAAACTATATATGCTTAAAAACATACACGCCATTCTGTTAACCAGGCTGCCAAAGGTCAACAGTGAGGAGTTTAATCTGAGGTGTGTTCCTAGGAAGGAGCCTTCTGAGGGAGAAACTGGTGGTTGACAACAGTGAGCTGGCTCAAAGTGGAAGGTGTGACTGTTTGATAGTGAGACTCAGAGGTAAGTGTTCAGGCTCGCTGCTACAAAGGGCAGTACAGTGCTTACCTTGATTGAATCAATCGCTTTGTGTAACTAGCTGCCTGAGTCGGCCTCTCCTGGGTAACAGAGAGGCTTGCAGAGTGTGAACCAGTCCAGCCTTGCATGGCCAGAACACATAGAGGGTTACAATTGTAGTGCATCATAGCTGTGCAAACCACTGATGTGTAGAAGGCTGTATTTATTGACTCATTGACTGTATTGATTGTCTCAATTGATGAAAagtccagagacagcagacagaagCACAGCAAGCAATGCATGGTTCCATGGACCCctgttataacatgttgtaAAGCACAAGTAAAGTAACATTTATGCTGAAATTCATTTAAACCCTGTTGTATTTCTTGTACCATGTATGCCAACCTGGGTGAGTATGATCACATACGGGGATTGCAGTAAAAAGCATTTTTCCTTAACTGACATATTAATTCACGTTAGATACATACAGTCTTAATGGTTACGCAGTTTACTGGGAAAACTTGTGCATGAAGCGTTAATCTGCAGCCCATTTTGACATTGACATGGATGTTCCACAGACAGGCTGACTTAACAGCCACTTTATCTTTGATGACAGAAGAATGCATTAGCAGATGTTTGCTAACACCCTTCTGTTGATCCACCAGTGTTGTTCTCCACCCCTGTTCACTTGAATGGCTTGAATGGGATAAAGAGAAAGTATCAGTGTACAATATACCTATCCTCTGTGCAGTACTGTAGATAAAGCAATAATGTATTTTTATCAATTAATATTTCAAACCGTGACCTTGGTTTTTCTGAAGGATCCAACATCTCTGAATGCACAGTAATCCTTAGTTATTTATGGGACATATTTAAAtgaatgccaaaaccatttgagTGGCAGGTGAAGTCTTCATTGGAATGCAAGCTTTTTCCAAAATTAAGACAAGTTATGAAAAACACGACTGAATAGTATGATCTACCCACCTATGTTAAAGGTTTGTGTAATTTATGACCGCAGAGAACATATAGATTCTGGGGAAATTAAAGATATGCTTTGGTAAACTTGGATTGACAACAGGGGCTGTGTCCATTttgaatacaaacacagaacTTCAAATAGAACATAGGTGCATGTCAAGGGACTGTTGTACGTTGAGACAATAACTTCTCCCCTTATTTCTCTACAATAGGATGGGAAAGTGTCTAAATAAATCCAGCAAAGTGCTTCATGCCCTCAGTCACCTGAGGTGAATGAATGCACTGTATGCTGGTGAGTGGGTGCAAGGGCATCAAACTGCAATGATAAGTAAAGGGAGAAGAAACAGGCGGAGTTTGCCCTTAGGGCTCAGGAGGTAAGGACACTTAACTCATCGCATGCATCGCCATAGTCAACATGATTTATATATCAGCTCTatgtttgaaaacaaaagcaatAAAATCATCTCCTCTtcacaaatataaatatattttatgtataATATATACAATAATGTTTTCCACCGTCAACGACTTAGTattggaggagaaaaaaaagcatGTCAGTACATTTTTGCTATGGATACAGACACTTAGCAAAGACAGCCATGATTGATTGACGTGCTCAAGCACTCGCTCCAAGGATGAAGGGGACACTAGTTGTTTAATTGAGAAGGCTGGTGGTGTGCTGTGCCGAGCGGCAGTCTGCTAGTCCCGAGAGATATTCGAGTCACTGCCCTCCTCAAGCTCCCATTCAAAGTTTTGGCCAGTCATTTGGTAGAACATCATGTTAAAGGGTTTGAAGAACTTGTGCAGTCGTCTAATAACGTCAGGGTCAATTTTAGGGTGAGTTCTCCCTTTAGACTTGCCCAGGCACCTGGGGGTACTACTGTCTTCTGGCTTTTTTAGACAAGGAAATCCCTTTGTTTTGTTGAAGTAAAAGTGCTTATCCGTGACAATCCTCTTGAGTCCAAGAAAGTCCTGCACCTTGGCCATCTCGCCCGCAGGATCAACAATAAGCCTTTCTCCACTGACAAAGTGcatctgggagagagggaagtacTGCATCCAGCTCTCCAAGTGGAGTGCATAGATCCCAATACGCAATGCACTCCACGATGCATCTATCAGTCCCAGCGTCCGGTTCTTGAAGGCCAGAACCTCAAAGGTAGGGATCTCAGGTTTTTTGGACAGAGTCTGTGTGTAGTCTGAAATGGCTCTGGTGACTGGGTTTCGGACCACTATAATGAGCTTGATGTCCCTGGCCATCGAGTGGATACGCTTGGGGGCGTGGTTAGTCACAAAGTAGCTTGGTGTCTTCTCCATTGTGATCTGTCCCTCCAGTGTTGAAGGCATCAGGTCTCTGTGAACACAAACCCCAAAGGCAGCAGTTAGCTCAGTACAATGAATACCTAACACCTCACAACTAGCATAAATGAGATAACCAAGGACGCTGTATCAGCAACATTGGTCAATTTATTAAGTCGTAAATTATTTGAAATTACAAGTGAATGTAACTGTTATTATCACTGGACATTAAGTTGCGCAGAGAAACATACAGCTAATTACATCCGTGGAGTAATATGGAAGAGATAAAAGAAAGAAGATGAAAAGGCGCACAAGTATGCTCATTGCTTAATTGACTCCATCTGTGTTACTCCAGGAGCTGTTTTGGAACTTTAATAATGAGTTCACTGCATATCATTAATACTCTGGTGCCTTGGGTATTGTTTTGTCATACATTTATTCTGTATGCTCCACACTGTGCCTGAGTTCTATTTCTTAGCACATACTCACAATGTGTGAAGACACTTTTCTTATCCTCCACCTCATGTTTAAGGTTAGAGGCTGTTCATTGAAGGAATCAGTGATTAGTTATGAGATTCTTTGTGATAATTTGTAGTAGAACAGAAATGCCCCTGCCTTGAGAGATCTTTCTCTGGGATGAAAGGAAATCATTTGCCAGTGCCACAAATATAATGCTCAACTTTGTCTCAGAGACTATTAGGGGATGAATCAATGCAGATCcaaatgtaatttatttgtACAAAGGAGATGTGTTCTTACAGTTTCAATTTTTTTATCTGGATAATAAAGCATAGTGCTTGCCTCAAGCAAATCAATATTTACTGCTTACAAGGTTTTTCATTGCCATCCTTTGTGTTCCTATTTGTTTAGATGCTATTTAATGTAATACTTTTCGTATTCATTTACTCTATATGAAGGTACTGTATAGTTCAGCCTTTATTTAGTTAACCAAAAATATTTCATAAGAATTTTATGATATTAGGAAATGATTTATGATTGAGAGCATCCACAACGGCTCATAAAGGTTAACAGTCTCATCATGAAAATAATCATTTCAAAGCAAAGTCAATATTGTTCAGACAACATTTTTTAGTAGGGTGAAATAACCCCCTACTACCACATACTGTATATCATGCAGTATTCATCCTGAAAAGCAATTGCCTTAATTTTTAACTCTCTGTTTAAATGGCCCACGTATCTCCAGTGATAAAGATATACAGCCACATCAATCATTTGCATCTTGGACACATTCTAAATTAACTGTTCTCCGGCAAAAAAAATCCAATTTACTGTGTGAAACACATCAACTGTTATGTACATATCGACCTCTCGGCACTCATTCACACATGGACACTCGCGCTCAGGTCTTACAAGTGGCCTGGTAATTTCATCTCTGCATCAGTATTGCACTCCAGATGGGTAATTTCCCCCTGGATTATGTTTGGCTCAAGACACTATAGAACTGTAGCTGCTTTGAAGACTGTAATGGGATATAAAACATATCTACAGATAAAATAATGACTGGAAGGAGTATTCGTTTTCATTATTCTCCATCAATGTACCACATTTCCTCAGAGTGGTAATGAATGGCTAAAgatttttctctcctttcaagGTCTTCAGCTGTTGGCTTTTTAAAGTAAACTGTAAAGCATGTATGGCATGAAGGTGTGCAATCATGGTGTACAGTatgaggggaaaaaacacaGAACGAGAAAACTCACACAACCACAACGAATCACCCTGAAACAACCTAGCAATGCCCATC is from Osmerus mordax isolate fOsmMor3 chromosome 3, fOsmMor3.pri, whole genome shotgun sequence and encodes:
- the hs3st4 gene encoding heparan sulfate glucosamine 3-O-sulfotransferase 4, which gives rise to MAFWSSTSVFTSKVPRKILFMFTLSLSVTYLFYSLMSCYNSLQFPLQENYVYQGRLVTEETTFVTLRDKLYSTSSQGFIDEELIEATDADRKITITTVKHNVETEQRTLEWVRTQASPTKAASVYHSTALEREHQDISTTDSELRVNCTSDYGEKKLPQAIIIGVKKGGTRALLEALRVHPDVRAVGNEPHFFDRNYERGLDWYRDLMPSTLEGQITMEKTPSYFVTNHAPKRIHSMARDIKLIIVVRNPVTRAISDYTQTLSKKPEIPTFEVLAFKNRTLGLIDASWSALRIGIYALHLESWMQYFPLSQMHFVSGERLIVDPAGEMAKVQDFLGLKRIVTDKHFYFNKTKGFPCLKKPEDSSTPRCLGKSKGRTHPKIDPDVIRRLHKFFKPFNMMFYQMTGQNFEWELEEGSDSNISRD